One part of the Syntrophorhabdaceae bacterium genome encodes these proteins:
- a CDS encoding sigma-54 dependent transcriptional regulator yields the protein MDRASILVVEDEDSQRSLLAGLLRKEGYTVSEAGNGHEALELFKNDVFEIVLLDYRLPDTDGLTLLKQFKEMNPETEVIMVTAFGSIENAVGALKSGASEYLTKPVDLDDLLFKIKKTEEKTYLVHENMVLKETLKDRFKSEDFVYHSEKMHEVASLIVRIAKTDSTSIITGESGVGKEMAVDLMHSLSDRKEYPLVKVNCAAIPETLLESELFGYEKGAFTGAYQRKIGKFELANKGTIFLDEIADIPVVLQSKLLRVLQEKEIERLGGLHPIKVDVRIIAATNKSLEEEVKKGTFREDLFYRLNVVTVPVPPLRERKDDIPLLIEFFLKKYNAKHKKNIKGMTRDARDILMKYDYPGNVRELENMTERAVVLTRGDYISKEDLPVFSGETKAQVEKNMKETVEDIERNMILDALVASEWVQTKAASVLGLSERMLRYKIKKYHIVKGSRNGE from the coding sequence ATGGATAGAGCAAGCATCCTTGTTGTGGAAGACGAGGATTCACAGAGGTCGCTACTAGCCGGACTACTCAGGAAAGAAGGCTACACGGTGTCAGAAGCGGGAAACGGCCATGAAGCCCTGGAGCTATTCAAGAACGATGTCTTCGAGATCGTACTCCTTGACTACAGACTCCCTGACACCGATGGATTGACCCTTTTGAAGCAATTCAAAGAGATGAACCCGGAAACAGAGGTTATTATGGTGACGGCCTTCGGCAGCATTGAGAATGCGGTAGGAGCGTTAAAGTCGGGTGCATCGGAATACCTTACGAAACCGGTCGATCTCGATGATCTTCTCTTCAAAATCAAAAAGACGGAGGAGAAAACATATCTGGTCCACGAAAACATGGTTTTGAAAGAGACACTGAAGGACAGGTTCAAATCCGAAGATTTTGTATATCACAGCGAGAAGATGCACGAAGTTGCAAGCCTTATCGTGCGCATCGCCAAGACTGATTCCACCTCGATCATTACCGGTGAAAGCGGCGTGGGTAAGGAGATGGCCGTCGATCTCATGCATTCGCTGAGCGACCGCAAAGAGTATCCCCTGGTGAAGGTCAACTGCGCCGCCATACCCGAGACGCTCCTTGAAAGCGAACTTTTCGGCTACGAGAAAGGCGCTTTCACGGGCGCTTATCAGAGAAAGATCGGCAAGTTTGAACTGGCGAACAAAGGCACTATTTTTCTCGATGAGATTGCTGACATACCGGTCGTTTTGCAATCCAAGCTTCTCAGGGTGCTCCAGGAAAAGGAGATCGAAAGGCTCGGCGGTCTTCATCCCATCAAAGTGGATGTCCGGATCATAGCGGCCACGAATAAAAGTCTTGAAGAAGAAGTCAAGAAAGGGACCTTCAGGGAAGACCTCTTTTACAGGCTCAACGTAGTGACCGTTCCGGTGCCCCCGCTTCGAGAAAGAAAGGATGATATCCCTCTTTTAATCGAGTTCTTTCTGAAGAAATACAACGCGAAACATAAGAAGAACATCAAGGGCATGACCAGAGATGCCCGTGACATTCTCATGAAATACGACTATCCGGGGAACGTGCGAGAACTGGAAAACATGACCGAACGGGCCGTGGTGCTCACCCGGGGCGATTATATTTCCAAAGAGGACCTGCCCGTGTTTTCAGGCGAGACAAAGGCACAAGTGGAAAAGAACATGAAGGAGACCGTTGAGGATATTGAGAGAAACATGATTCTCGACGCGCTTGTCGCCTCCGAGTGGGTTCAGACAAAAGCGGCATCTGTCCTGGGATTGAGCGAGCGAATGCTCAGGTATAAGATCAAGAAGTACCATATCGTAAAAGGCTCACGGAACGGAGAATAG
- a CDS encoding MlaE family lipid ABC transporter permease subunit, with amino-acid sequence MPDNAAFLSFEGKRNGDVTILLSGNVGLSQFDTLLSQIQLIFDEHNPSRLTVDLEKVEYLDSAGALFLAELKEEAEKRSVPFAVIHASGKKEQMMSLVDMDAIHAHSLAASERSLNLVEQIGNETLNVLKDLYEVILFFGELITETVYSLGHPRKVRWVEVVSSMKKVGVDGVPIVALISFLLGLIIAFMSALQLKQFGANIYVASLVAVAMVRELGPIITAIIVAGRSGSAFAAEIGTMRVNEEVDALITMGFNPIRFLAIPKLFASLVVVPILTGFSNIFAVIGGLVVGVAGLNLTIFTYVQQTMNAIVLFDVEAGIAKSTVFAVFIAAIGCERGFQVRGGAEAVGSATTSAVVSAIFLIIVIDSTFAIILHYIQ; translated from the coding sequence ATGCCCGATAATGCAGCCTTTCTTTCCTTTGAAGGCAAAAGAAACGGTGATGTCACGATCCTTTTATCGGGAAACGTCGGGCTCTCACAATTCGATACGTTACTCTCTCAGATTCAACTGATCTTTGACGAGCACAACCCCTCCCGGCTCACGGTAGACCTTGAGAAGGTGGAGTATCTCGACAGCGCCGGGGCCCTTTTTCTGGCGGAACTTAAAGAAGAAGCGGAAAAAAGGTCTGTTCCCTTTGCGGTTATACACGCCTCCGGCAAAAAAGAACAGATGATGAGCCTCGTCGACATGGATGCGATCCACGCTCACTCACTCGCTGCCTCAGAGAGATCGCTCAATCTGGTGGAACAGATCGGAAACGAAACACTCAATGTGCTTAAGGACCTCTACGAGGTGATTCTCTTCTTCGGAGAGCTTATCACAGAGACTGTCTATTCCTTAGGACATCCGAGAAAAGTGCGATGGGTTGAAGTGGTTTCCTCTATGAAAAAGGTGGGCGTCGACGGTGTTCCCATAGTAGCACTTATCAGTTTTCTGCTCGGCCTTATTATCGCCTTTATGTCAGCCCTGCAATTAAAGCAGTTCGGCGCCAACATCTATGTGGCCTCACTGGTGGCTGTGGCCATGGTTAGGGAACTGGGACCCATCATCACGGCCATTATCGTGGCCGGACGCTCCGGATCGGCGTTTGCCGCTGAAATAGGAACCATGCGGGTCAACGAAGAGGTGGATGCGCTCATCACCATGGGCTTTAACCCCATACGGTTCCTTGCCATTCCCAAGCTTTTTGCCTCCCTCGTGGTCGTTCCGATCCTCACAGGTTTTTCCAACATCTTCGCCGTTATAGGCGGCTTGGTTGTTGGGGTCGCGGGTCTCAACCTCACAATCTTTACCTATGTGCAACAAACGATGAATGCTATCGTGCTCTTCGACGTGGAGGCAGGCATAGCCAAGTCCACAGTATTCGCAGTATTCATCGCGGCGATAGGCTGCGAGCGGGGTTTTCAGGTGAGAGGCGGGGCGGAAGCGGTCGGAAGCGCGACAACGTCAGCGGTGGTTTCCGCCATATTCCTTATTATCGTCATCGACTCAACCTTTGCGATAATACTTCACTATATCCAATGA